In the genome of Equus asinus isolate D_3611 breed Donkey chromosome 9, EquAss-T2T_v2, whole genome shotgun sequence, one region contains:
- the NREP gene encoding neuronal regeneration-related protein isoform X2, which translates to MVYYPELSVWVSQEPFPNKEMEGRLPKGRLPVPKEVNRKKNDETEAASLTPLGSNELHSPRISYLHSF; encoded by the exons GTTTATTACCCAGAGCTCTCTGTCTGGGTCAGTCAAGAACCATTTCCAAACAAGGAAATGGAGGGAAGGCTTCCTAAG ggaagacttcctgtcCCAAAGGAAGTGAACCGCAAGAAGAATGACGAGACCGAGGCTGCCTCCCTGACTCCCCTTGGCAGCAATGAACTCCACTCCCCAAGAATCAGTTACCTCCACTCTTTTTAA
- the NREP gene encoding neuronal regeneration-related protein isoform X1 has product MPEENILKVYYPELSVWVSQEPFPNKEMEGRLPKGRLPVPKEVNRKKNDETEAASLTPLGSNELHSPRISYLHSF; this is encoded by the exons GTTTATTACCCAGAGCTCTCTGTCTGGGTCAGTCAAGAACCATTTCCAAACAAGGAAATGGAGGGAAGGCTTCCTAAG ggaagacttcctgtcCCAAAGGAAGTGAACCGCAAGAAGAATGACGAGACCGAGGCTGCCTCCCTGACTCCCCTTGGCAGCAATGAACTCCACTCCCCAAGAATCAGTTACCTCCACTCTTTTTAA